The following proteins are encoded in a genomic region of Gammaproteobacteria bacterium:
- a CDS encoding HigA family addiction module antidote protein, protein MTKLLEEIHPGEILLEDFMKPMGISARQLAADIDVSPSRISELVNGQRPITADTALRLGLFFGMEPRFWLNLQSEYDIRVADRELRAKLSPRIRVFHAAAG, encoded by the coding sequence ATGACCAAGCTGCTCGAGGAGATTCATCCGGGCGAGATCCTGCTGGAGGATTTCATGAAGCCCATGGGCATCAGCGCCCGTCAGCTCGCGGCGGACATCGACGTCTCACCGAGTCGGATCAGTGAGTTGGTGAACGGCCAGCGCCCTATCACGGCGGACACCGCGCTTCGGCTCGGGTTGTTCTTCGGCATGGAGCCCAGGTTCTGGCTGAACCTGCAGTCCGAGTACGACATCCGGGTCGCGGATCGGGAGCTGCGAGCCAAGCTTTCGCCAAGGATCCGCGTCTTTCACGCGGCGGCGGGGTGA
- a CDS encoding type II toxin-antitoxin system RelE/ParE family toxin, which produces MIRSFRCKDTQALFEGGHPRRFRAIEMVATRKLGMLDAAKALDFMRSPPGNRLEALRGDRAGQWSVRIDDQWRLCFVWTDSGPDHVEIVGYH; this is translated from the coding sequence ATGATCCGGAGCTTTCGCTGCAAGGACACGCAGGCCTTGTTCGAAGGCGGACATCCCAGGCGCTTCCGCGCCATCGAGATGGTCGCGACCCGCAAGCTGGGGATGCTCGACGCGGCGAAGGCGCTGGACTTCATGCGTTCGCCGCCAGGCAATCGGCTTGAAGCGCTCAGGGGCGATCGGGCTGGGCAGTGGAGCGTGCGCATCGACGATCAGTGGCGGCTGTGCTTCGTGTGGACCGACTCCGGTCCGGACCACGTCGAGATCGTTGGCTATCACTGA